The genomic window GTCGTCTATGGATGGACATTCATGTTTTTTATttcataaaaaggaaataaatataatatatttatgtgtggTGGATGGGTAACTAATGCAACGACCAACCTTTCCGTGTTTAAGAGCATTTGACTTTCGCCATAGATCAATATATTCGTTCCGCATAGTTGTAGCCTGCTTGCCATTCCTTCTATTTGTCGTAGTTCGTCGAAATAGTTCCATCCATAGACGAGACTCTAGATAATGAGGAAAATCATGTTTTACGAGAAGTTTGAAACGTGCAACACTTGGACTGGGAGGCATCAGGAAACAATTAGCTGTCACATTTCAAAATGATATCATCTTATCATGGATTTGATGTGCGTCAACTTCTTTTGGAGCTGGCAACCATCACCCTATTCACCGATAGATGCTTTATCACAGTACATTATCGATGATTGTGTTCAGCGGTATGTGTCGAGCGTACGAGTTGGAAAGCAACACTGTTGCACAGGAGCTGGCTGCCTACGTACAAAGAGATATACGATAATGTGCGACTCGCTGATGTATTTTAGCTAACGATTCTAAGCTGTGTGCTGAGTAACGACAATATATAGTACCAGTTCTCACCCTAAAAAAAGTGTACCATACTCCCGTGCGACTCATTCCACCATCCATTGTTGTATCCAACGGAGAGCCTGACCTTCGACTTCGACTCCCATCATGACTCAGTCTGACTGCTGGCTTATATATGACTCACAGCAATTCTGCCTCCCCTATCCACCAGCAGACTTCTGCCACCTTCTCTCCGGCAATCTCGTCCTCGCCTTCCTTCCGACTGTCAGCCATGTCCACTAGTACTGATGCACTCCTATGGGACGCTGtcctacatgaaagttgctctctAAAGTTACATTTGCTCCCTAGTGACTTGTTACTCTTGTTTGGTTTCAACATGTTATCCTGGTGAATAAAATGTTTATGTATCAGTCTCTTTAGCAGCATATAAATGGACATGTGGGTAAGCTGATCCCTGAAATGCTGACAACATAATAATTTGCAAGTCTCAGAAATCAGTACTATGTCATGTTTTGCTTCTTTCTCTGCGGCTCTATGATTTCAGCAACTTGGGAGTAAGTGTACGTGTATTCTTGTAGCAGATCGCAAGTCATTGTGTACATGTATTACTTAATCAGCTTGTAAGACACTGTGCAGTACTCTAGGACAGCATTTCATAATACAGTCCGAAGAAGAAGATCCTTTTTTATACACAACCTCGTCTACTTGAATGTGCTTTTACTGGCATGTTGAATTGATGATGGTGTGCATTTTCCCTTTTTATGTGGATTGGCTGGCGGTAGGGCCCTTATAGTTTGATTATGCTTTGCATCTTTTGTTGTGACATGCTTGGAATGGTGAGTATCCAAGGACCGAATGTAACATGAAGATAGTGGGTATAGTTCACACTTCACAGTGAGTGTTAGCCAGGCCATTTGTCAAGGATGAGAGGGACAAAAGTTCGTGGACTAGGATTAGATTATAATGGAATATGTGTTATCCTTCGTTTAGGGAAACCATATTCTACACGTGAGAATAGAATCTTAGTTGGCTCTTCTATCCTTACTTCTGGTGGTAGGGATTGAGTCATGCCATTGCCATATGGTGTCCATGTTTCATGGGACTGCTGTGGATGTAGTATGGTGATTTGATGATTGGCTCTTATGTTGAATAGATGTTATGTTTGTTAACATTTAATTATCTTTTGATTTCCGAGTTGTTTATGTTTCCCATTTCATATGTTGCTTCTAATTTCGGTGTCCTTTTATATAGCTAGTGATTGCCATCTTTAGTTTTGTTGCCTTTTTTTCAATTATGGTATGAGAACTGAATGTTTTATCCTCAATTAATATGGAATCTTTATAGAATGCCATTTGTCTATGATGATAGTTACTCAGAAGCAGATGACGATGCTACGTACCACCAGTAGGGGAGCATCTCCAACTCGGATGAGTAGTCATCAGGGTAATGGTTCACACTAGAACCTACACTCTAATAAAAGACATATATAGTCTAATAAGAGAGCATATTGTGAGAAGAATTATCCATCTTTGCTTTCGAAGCCGTGCAGATACTTAAAGTTCAGCATACAGATTGAAATTAGCCAAAACAATGCAACCTATTTATTGGTTAACAAAGCTCAATATGTAGAAAGTTCAGCAGTTAACTATGAACCTACAGAATTTGGTGGTCAACAGTTCACTATGTTGCATCTTTTCAGAGCAAAGTCAGTCAAGCTCAATTGATATTTACAATTTTTAGAGAACAGCGTGAATTCTCTGAAACTTTCTCCCGCAAGGCTCCTTCCTTCCTCATCACCACTTTGCAGGTGCTAATGCCAGCAAAAGTTAACTTTCCTCTCCATTCTCTTCCATTACTGGCTTCATACTGCAACTCCGTCCCCTCTCCTCAAATAAGGAAGAAAATGAAGTTGTGGTGTTAAAAAAGGAAAATGATAATTTTAGGGCCAAAAAGGCAATTAGGTTTTAAGAAAGGGCCAGATAAGGAATTCTCGCATATAAGAACACTCGCAAATCCAACACATCACCCGGCAGCAGATCCAATGAGTGAAATGACGAAGCCGGCAACGCACCGGAGAAAATTATCGCCGCCGCCTACCatcctggcctcctcctcctcctccacctcgccccAAATCCCGAAGAAATAACCTCGTCACCCTACTTCCTACCCGAGCTCATCCCCCAGATCACGATTCTCCTGACCACCCTCCAGGATTTCTTTGCCCTCCGTGCAACCTACCGGGATCTCCTCCCTCCGTCGCCGTCCAACCTCGCCTCCCAAGCCCCGCACCTCCTCCTTGTCCCTGGATCTGGAGCCCTGTTCCACCTCCCCCTCCGTCGTCGCCTGCGCTTCTGCCTCCCCTTCCATGATGTTGATCCTAACCATGCCGCCTTCTACTCTTTCGGCTGTCGCATCGCCATGGCCAGCCCTAGCCACCACGagcttagctttgtccacctcctCACAGGCGAGCGATTTCGCCTCCCCCATCCACCGTCACCCTTCTGTCGCCTCCTTCTCTCTGGCAATCTCGTCCTTGCCTTTGTTCCGACGGTCGGCCGTGCCGTCCAGTACTGTCGCCTTGGGGATATTGAGTGGCGTGTGGCATCATGCACTGAACCCTATGTGCTTGAGGATTTGATCTTTCACAAGGGCAACCTGCATGCGTTGGTCAGATCTGAAGATGCCAGCAGCCTATGTTACCGTCTCGCTGTGGCCAATCTGTCAGACAAGAATTTGGTGGAATTCAAATTTCTTGGAGATCATTTGGAATCACAGGCTGCACATGGGAGTTTATATTTCTGTCTCGCTGAGTGTCTCGATGAGTTGTTGCTCATTGCCGCCGTTGGGGGCTTCCCAGAGAAGTTCCATGTTTTCCGGTGGCAGTCAAGGGAGGGGAAGTGGACAAGGACTACTAGCCTTGGTGACTGCACATTGTTCTTGACATATTTTTACTTTGTAGGCTATGTTGTTCCGATGAAAGGAATGACATGCTTTTCAGGTTATTTCTTTGCAAGTTACCTTGGTCCAGACCATCCAGGAGTTCGAAGGGACTGCTTATACTTCACAGATGCCAAAAGAAAGTGGATCGAGTATTCCTTGGCCGATGGATCTTGTGATGAATTTGTTGCTGACAACTTAGAGGGAGCTTCAAGGCCTGATTCCGATTTCAGGGCACCTGTTTGGGTCTTTCCGAGCATGTGTTGATGCGCTCCTATGGATCATTGAGCTATGTGAAAGTTAGTACAAAGGTACAATTGCTCTCTAGTGAATTGTATTTCTTATTTGGTCTTGATATGTTATTCTTGTGTATAAAAAAGTTTATGTGTCTATCTCTTTAGCAGCAAGTGTTACATATTGGGCATATCGTTTCAAGTTGCATATAAATGGACATGCTGCTAAGCTGATCCCTGAAATGTTGACAGTAACAATTTGCAAGTCTCAGAGATCAGTACtagatcatgttttgcttgtttcTCTGCAGAGTTGCTCAGCAACTTGTAAGTAAGTGTACATGTATGCCCACACCAGCTCGCATGCCAATGTGTACAAATTACTGAATCAGCTCGTAAGTCAGTGTGCAATCACTGGCATCCTCAGTTTTGTTGCTGTTTTCTTTTCAATTATGGTATGAGAATTGAATGTTTCATCCTGAACTAATATGTCATCTTACCGAAAGTCATTTGTCTATGATGCCAGTGACCCAGAAGCACAAGACGATGCTACGTACCACCAGGAGGGGAGCATCTCCAACTCGGATGAGTAGTTATCAGGGGAATCGTTCACACTGAAACCTACTCTCCAATAAAAGACATTATAGTCTACtgtacatatataatgtttttTATCCGCAGCTATTTCACCATGAGCAGAGTACCATGGCCTTTGAACATGGGTATGTAATGTCCGCGGCTTTGCGAACCTTTTCGACAAGCCTGTAAGGCATAATACTGTTTCCCGGATGATTTGTAGTACCAGTATTTCATATTATTCCAGCTTAGAGAACTAATGTTGGTTTACCGAGGCCATATTGGGCTTATCATGTGCAAAACCTTAGGCGTCAATCTTTGAGGCTGACGGAATTTCCCTTCTTCAGTATGTGAGAGATGCTTCCTTATCTTAGGGTGGGAGATGCGACCTGTTGTATTACATCATCATGCAGGCGACCCACATTGCGACCTAATGAATTTATGCAGTCTCGGTCTCTGTTTTATCAGCTCTTCGACGGTTTCACTTGCTCTCTCCATAGAAACCAACATACAGAGAAGCAGGTGGTTTCAATCCTGCAAAATTGCACAAAGTTGTTGTAGTATCGACGGGTACTAAGTTCATGTATGTAGAACAGATAGCACTTCGAAGTTGAGTCCTGCAACCAACCTGTTTTTCAGAGGCTGTGTGCCATTCCATGACATCTCCCCATGTCAAAACTCGTTCATCCAGTTCTGCTCAGCATCAATGTTAGCTTCCCAAGTCTGAGGAGTCAGGATACAATAAGAAATTATCCAGAACAAACCTTTTGATGGTTGACAAAGCTCAGTAAATTAGAAGGTTCGCGGCTTGAGGATGACACACCAGATTACTTGCCACACGCACGCACTGTTTTTTCAGAGCATAACCAGTCAAGTTTGATTTGTACTTGTACTTTCCAGAGGATACCGAGACCATCTTTTACCAGCTCTGAATTTTTTTACTTTGCAGGTGCTACTGCCAGCAGAAATTTAAGTTTCCTCTCCGTGCTCTGCTATTACCGGCTTCACTCTTCAACCGCATCCTACCCTCGCTCCAATAATTAATAAAACTTCCTTGCAATACAGATGCAGTTGAAGCTGCAGTTTATTTGCTATTAAACCTTCAATACTATATCGTACTACATTTCTGCagacttttttttgaatttttcatttcTGCAGACTGGATCAGGCCTACACTCCGATCAACCGACATAAAAACAACAGAACAGAATCAACAGAATAAGCCACCGATGAACGGAATGAATTCGAGAACCTTGCAGTATACTCAGAATCCACGGTGGAAAACATACTTGAGCAAATTACTAAATTGGCAAGGGGGCAGTAGAGGAGCAAATTACTTACAGATGAACTAGACGGTGCTGCCCCATTAACGAAATCCTGTATATGGCAGAAGCCTCTGGCTCTGAATTCTATCAATCTTTCCCATGGCATTGGCAAGAAGGTCTCCCAGGATAGGAGAGCCCCAGCATTGTATTGACAAAGGCAATGAGAGCATTACGGTCTTCTCCAGATAATATAAAAATAATGCTTCACCGACACAGAGTTCCAATCGCCTGGAATACAAAACCGTCAGAACTCACTCACACTAGGCAACTACTGATGAACCACAACCAATGAAGCCGACAAAAATATTACAGATTTCTCTTTCCAACCTCTGTCTGTTTGTTTCTTTTAGCTCTCCATGTTACAGCCATCAATCCCAGCCTTCTTATTCCTCTCCTGCTTGTTGAGAAGTTGGCTACTGCTCTGAATAGGACCAAGAATCGTTCCCCTGTTACCCTTCCGAATCAATAGTCCCCAACTTCTAGAGCTTTGCGGCAAACTCAGCTTAGCAACAATACAATCAATGCATTGATCCAAAATGCAGTTTAAATCTACTTAACAGAAAAGCAAAATTCATACAAGGCAACAGAGCATGCAAATAACAGAGTATACGCCAATGACAAGTGAATTATCTATGCATCATTTGAATTCTGCCGTCATCATAAATATTGTAAAAGCATGCGCAAATGATGCCATATAAGTAGCTAATAAGTGAAACAAAGATCACTAAGCTTTTGGGAGTTCCATACCATTATTTAACGTACTGACTGGATGTGAGAAATCATGTGGACATTCTCCCCTTGGCACCTCTCGACCAGCCTTGGACAGTCCAGGATGTAGAGTTCCTTCAAGGCCATAGTATTctactccctcggttcctaaatatttgtctttttagagatttcaaatggattagcacatgcggatgtatatagacatattttagagtgtagattcaatcattttgctccgtatgtagtcacttgttgaaatctctagaaagacaaatatttaggaacggagggagtatatgctttcAGGCAGAGAATGTCCACCAAGGGGTTTTATACATGTACATGAGGTAACTACCAAGCTATACAACGGGGGCATGCACAACGCGCAAACAGCGTGGAGTACGTCTGGTGCGTGGCTACGTGGGACTCGGTCCCGTAGTTACAGAAGCAACGGCAGCCTTCCAACAGCCCCCCACAGTCACAATGGGGCGGTCGACCACGTTGAGGCTGGACCGGAAGTCGAGGAAGACGGTCTACGGCAGCCCCTCCGTGAAGATGT from Triticum aestivum cultivar Chinese Spring chromosome 3B, IWGSC CS RefSeq v2.1, whole genome shotgun sequence includes these protein-coding regions:
- the LOC123066507 gene encoding uncharacterized protein, with the protein product NDEAGNAPEKIIAAAYHPGLLLLLHLAPNPEEITSSPYFLPELIPQITILLTTLQDFFALRATYRDLLPPSPSNLASQAPHLLLVPGSGALFHLPLRRRLRFCLPFHDVDPNHAAFYSFGCRIAMASPSHHELSFVHLLTGERFRLPHPPSPFCRLLLSGNLVLAFVPTVGRAVQYCRLGDIEWRVASCTEPYVLEDLIFHKGNLHALVRSEDASSLCYRLAVANLSDKNLVEFKFLGDHLESQAAHGSLYFCLAECLDELLLIAAVGGFPEKFHVFRWQSREGKWTRTTSLGDCTLFLTYFYFVGYVVPMKGMTCFSGYFFASYLGPDHPGVRRDCLYFTDAKRKWIEYSLADGSCDEFVADNLEGASRPDSDFRAPVWVFPSMC